In the Ricinus communis isolate WT05 ecotype wild-type chromosome 3, ASM1957865v1, whole genome shotgun sequence genome, attaattaataacgctgaaacaattgatcattaaccctaggtctagattttTAGGACTGACTATCtaaaaatctcgactcggaagaATTCTACTCAAAATCacgcagaacctcccctaaaacaCGGAcgtttaccccccgtaaaacgggtccaggacctgctagaaaaacactacaaatattcaacaattcatacaacgggagtcgggtccccaagacttcactatttttcccgactctACCACAGCACAAAAATCACGACTACGACAGGCAGTTcgacaaacaattaatttgacttacaaatatcatctaatactcaacacaaatcaataagcataaattaaatcaaagaattccaaaattaacgggccaaagaaaattaccgagacgcttgatcgctcggtcgacttgCCCCCAGCCgctggagtccgatcgacgatctgaacacactatcggactcgaaacgacgcgctgatggcGATCCCTGCTtctgattttccgatccgacccccgatcattcggagagatttgcggatgATTTCGGCCGttgatttgcaaacgaagcccgattgccacgaaaccggtgccattgcgaagcttgagctgaggagagtcgggatacgccCTCCGATTATCCAAAACTCGTCGGAGCTCACGGGAAAAACCCGAAAACGCCGCTAGCCAACATCTCGTCGGAACtccctcctccggccaccaaaatcGACGCCGCCACCGCCAAAAGAAAGCTCTCTCtaaggggagccgatcgccatcGAGATCAGCCGACAAGGACGCCGAAAATGGTTGGAATGGCGTCCGAAAGCTGCTACTTCTTCCCGCTCTTCCGCCGCTCTTTGCCGCCGCTGCGCTCCTTTAGttgtctaacattaaaatttccattaaatcattttaagtcaaactaaataatagtaaacttaaattaatttaaataaaaactcatttattaattattattaatataattattattaaaataaaaaaaatttcggatattacattttttatgaattttgatatattcttaaaaaacttttatcacatattttaattataattttttttagcacATAACACTTTTTATATTCCTTGAAAACATTTGTGTgtgtttttaataaattattttttgtctctcaatgatttaattaaaacctTTATcgatttatcaatattattattttgttcacTTTTAAcgattacaaatttaatttttaaatttttctttaatttctttcggatattttatttacagaaaaataatattgaagcATTGATTATCAAACACtgaaattttcaataattcataGAAGACTAATTgtaataaaacttaataattgataatttacgatatataattatttaatattttattattatttcattaatatctatataaataaattattaaattatttaatattattttaataatattttacaagtattattgaattatatttatattatttattatagttatattagctataaaatatatacgtattatttatagaagaaaaaaagtagATGTAATAGAAAAAATGTGTCTGCTACTCATTTTCCTATAAGACATGGGTGAGATATTTGACACTTCaaccatttatattttaactctaattcttttaaaatgcaAATAAGgcctataaataatataaccATCATtcgtttaaaatatttataaatttattttgagtgAAAAGttcctttaaatttttatcactttaatacttaattatctttatttaaatgattaattatttaaatatttgattaaaaagaaattttatcaCAGTAAAATATGCGattgaaatcaaattatatttaaaatatgattaaataatacataattaTTTGAGATAATTAGAAAAAGTTTAGAGTTTAACTTGATATATATCaatatctataataattatgttCTAAACTTTTTCTGAAGCTTTAATTTACCTAGTAGCTTTTTATTGTATGCATTTGTAAGACTTATTTATATGAACAAgctaaaaagtaaaataaaaattattaataaaatataatagttaTTATTCAAAACTACAAATgatttatatagaaaatatataaaattttaccatTAAAAGTAATCATATACAATATTTTTCAGTTAAATTGTATgagaaatgaaaacaaaacgataccatatgaaaagaaatattataataaaaatatatattttttaatttgaaataaaataaaatattaattattttaaatattttttattaataatatgacataatagataaattaatatgtaataaGTTAATTACTATAtgttttgataaaataaatgtaaaagttaaaaagcaTCTGTacattttcttaattcttaaatatataactttctTAATAGTATTAGCTAACTATTTTATCCTTGGaagtttttcaaaaatttcttaaagacttttaaagagttaaaaaaattaacaaagagaaataaaaggaaaagaaattgaaaacttctttttaataaGGATAAATATAGTATGCTAGTATAATAGCAGTTTCCAAAAGAACATCTTCAAATGACGATCCACAGAGCCTTATCCAATGACACTCGCTCTCGCTCATCCTCTCCCCTTCTCTGCCTGTTGCTCCCATGTGTCTCTCTCATCCCCAAAGAATTTCTCAATCAAATTCAAACTTAGAGCATCATCGACGCAACAACTTTCTTCCAATCCAACGTCTTCAACTCCCAAACAAAAAACTGGAGTCATTGTAATTGGAGCCGGCCTTGCTGGTTTAGCAGCTGCAACCCGACTCAACTCCGAAAACGTTCCCTTCATCCTCCTGGAAGCTTCTGACGGAGTCGGTGGTCGTGTTCGAACTGACATCGTAGACGGCTTTATCCTTGATAGAGGCTTCCAGATCTTCATAACGGCATATCCTGAGGCTCAGAAACTCCTTGATTATCAAGCACTAGATTTGCAGAGATTTTACTCAGGTGCAAAGATTTACTTCGATGGTCAATTCTACACAGTGGCTGATCCTTTGCGTCATTTTTGGGACGCTGTAGAGTCATTAACGAATCCAATTGGTTCCATTCTCGATAAATTACTTATAGGATCAACTAGACTTCAGGCATTGGCGAAATCAGACAATGAAATATTTTCTGCCAGCGAGGTTACCACAATTGATTTATTGAAAAACATCGGGTTTTCGGATTCCATTGTTAGCCGGTTTTTTAGGCCATTCTTTGGCGGGATATTCTTCGATAGCGAGCTTCAAACAACGTCTAGATtgttcaactttatttttaagtgtCTTGCTCTCGGTGATAATACGCTTCCAGCTAAAGGAATTGGAGCCATTCCTAATCAGCTAGCAGCTAAATTGCCTCCTAATTCTGTTTTCTTGGATACAAGAGTTGCTTCTATTGATATTGAAAGAGCAAATCCTAGCGTCACATTGCAAAGTGGTGAAATTGTACAAAGTGAGATGGGTGTAATTCTTGCCGTTGAAGAACCTGAAGTGGACAAGCTTTTTGCGGGCAGGAATGATATTAAACCGGTTCAGAAAAAGCCGTATCGGAGTACAGTTTGTGTATATTTTTCGGCAGATCGAGATAAGGTTCCTGTTCAAGATCCGGCGCTGTTTTTGAATGGGTCGGGTAAGGGGATTATAAACAACATGTTCTTTGCAACCAATGTAGCTCCATCATATGGGCCGCCTGATAAGGCATTAGTATCAGTGTCGTTGATTGGACTGTTTGAGGATGTTTCTGATGATGATCTGACGGTTGAGATCGTTGGAGAGTTATCGGGTTGGTTTGGCAGCTCAATTGTGAAGTCATGGAAATATTTGAGAACATACAGGAT is a window encoding:
- the LOC8265182 gene encoding 15-cis-phytoene desaturase, chloroplastic/chromoplastic codes for the protein MTLALAHPLPFSACCSHVSLSSPKNFSIKFKLRASSTQQLSSNPTSSTPKQKTGVIVIGAGLAGLAAATRLNSENVPFILLEASDGVGGRVRTDIVDGFILDRGFQIFITAYPEAQKLLDYQALDLQRFYSGAKIYFDGQFYTVADPLRHFWDAVESLTNPIGSILDKLLIGSTRLQALAKSDNEIFSASEVTTIDLLKNIGFSDSIVSRFFRPFFGGIFFDSELQTTSRLFNFIFKCLALGDNTLPAKGIGAIPNQLAAKLPPNSVFLDTRVASIDIERANPSVTLQSGEIVQSEMGVILAVEEPEVDKLFAGRNDIKPVQKKPYRSTVCVYFSADRDKVPVQDPALFLNGSGKGIINNMFFATNVAPSYGPPDKALVSVSLIGLFEDVSDDDLTVEIVGELSGWFGSSIVKSWKYLRTYRIGFAQPNQCPPTDLMKTSRVGSGLYLCGDYMTSATFDGALVSGRKAVEALLGDRASTRV